A genomic region of Apium graveolens cultivar Ventura unplaced genomic scaffold, ASM990537v1 ctg8172, whole genome shotgun sequence contains the following coding sequences:
- the LOC141704718 gene encoding uncharacterized protein LOC141704718 has product MAMTANGLLCMIQPCISLKKKSATKDFNLFHAIERKLFYRLVHKLGRNIDESMHVVAFLIWLERIRYSHNPVHKVIAWPFHLVDELSNEIAGFLKCLEREKIGSEYICLYSVRKLCSRHIKLFEFHHRRNSILESVAKIVSEVCKRAFKDILIIDSEFADVEGEKMWFDVEVSFQGGFRK; this is encoded by the coding sequence ATGGCCATGACAGCAAATGGATTGCTTTGTATGATCCAGCCCTGCATTTCGTTGAAGAAAAAATCAGCAACAAAAGATTTTAATCTTTTCCATGCAATTGAAAGGAAGCTATTCTACAGGCTAGTCCATAAACTTGGTCGAAATATTGATGAATCTATGCATGTAGTGGCATTCCTCATCTGGCTCGAAAGAATCCGTTACAGCCACAACCCCGTCCACAAAGTGATTGCATGGCCGTTTCATCTGGTTGATGAACTTTCCAATGAAATTGCAGGATTTTTAAAGTGCCTAGAGAGAGAGAAAATAGGTAGCGAGTACATTTGTCTGTATTCCGTTCGAAAGTTATGTTCTCGCCACATCAAGTTGTTCGAGTTTCACCATAGAAGGAATAGTATTCTTGAGAGTGTTGCAAAGATTGTATCAGAAGTTTGTAAGAGGGCTTTCAAGGACATACTGATAATTGATAGTGAGTTTGCCGATGTAGAAGGAGAGAAAATGTGGTTCGATGTAGAAGTGAGTTTCCAGGGGGGTTTCCGCAAATAG